The Fulvivirga ligni genome window below encodes:
- a CDS encoding beta-lactamase family protein, whose translation MKRSILLFIFLCYQLNLYGQEPELNAKLASYLQVIHRKKVFSGELLVARGEKILFQKAIGMASYENQLELKPGAKYKIASITKTFTGTLLLMAQSEGLLKLDDKAIDYISELSPQFKDITIRQLLTHTSGLPHNEGIKEYWQVKSKLQMSVNEVINEINQLSLLSTLGSEFHYSSLGYFLLATIIERVYHDAYANVLKQKILQPLDMTETGAVNSLTIVKGMAAGYHLVSDDSLVVAPYRNYSMLKGAGDMYSSAQDLLKWANSFFQNELLDQKQKPIIFSPNVNAGKYGLGWYVEDGLKYYHGGGTWGYSSSIAMYPESQISIILLSNVSTLPVSDMADDIEKIVFNQPFEMPVVQEAQASVLPLDTYSGKYISDSGQMILTISSSNNHLYAQLAGNPAFEIYPKGDHQFYGKKIEIEMVFETSQQKVTGLSAERMGRTFHFKAAD comes from the coding sequence ATGAAGCGATCTATTCTTCTTTTTATATTCCTATGTTATCAGCTTAACCTTTACGGACAAGAACCTGAGCTTAATGCAAAACTGGCTAGTTACCTTCAAGTCATTCACCGGAAGAAGGTTTTTAGCGGGGAGTTACTAGTTGCCAGAGGTGAGAAAATTCTTTTTCAAAAAGCTATAGGAATGGCTTCCTATGAAAATCAGCTGGAACTAAAGCCGGGAGCAAAATATAAAATAGCTTCTATCACTAAAACTTTTACGGGTACACTGCTGCTTATGGCACAATCGGAGGGTTTATTAAAGCTGGATGACAAGGCCATTGATTACATTTCTGAGCTATCACCTCAGTTTAAGGATATTACCATCAGGCAGCTGCTTACGCATACTTCCGGGCTGCCACATAATGAGGGGATCAAAGAATATTGGCAAGTGAAATCAAAGTTGCAAATGTCTGTTAATGAGGTGATTAATGAAATCAATCAATTGTCATTACTTTCTACTCTAGGGTCAGAGTTTCACTATTCCAGCTTGGGATATTTTCTGCTTGCTACCATTATTGAGCGAGTTTATCACGATGCTTATGCCAATGTTCTTAAGCAAAAGATACTGCAGCCTTTAGATATGACTGAAACCGGGGCCGTTAATTCTCTTACCATAGTCAAAGGTATGGCGGCAGGGTACCATTTGGTGTCGGATGATAGTCTGGTGGTGGCGCCTTACAGAAACTATTCTATGCTTAAGGGTGCGGGAGACATGTATTCATCGGCACAGGATCTCTTAAAATGGGCCAATAGCTTTTTTCAAAATGAGCTCTTAGATCAAAAACAAAAGCCCATTATTTTTTCACCTAATGTCAATGCTGGGAAATATGGGTTAGGGTGGTATGTTGAAGATGGACTAAAATACTATCATGGTGGCGGCACCTGGGGTTACTCTTCAAGTATTGCTATGTATCCTGAGAGCCAGATCAGTATCATACTTCTGAGCAATGTATCTACATTACCCGTTTCAGATATGGCTGACGATATTGAAAAGATAGTTTTCAACCAACCTTTTGAGATGCCGGTGGTCCAAGAGGCGCAGGCGTCAGTTTTACCATTGGATACGTATAGTGGTAAATATATTTCAGACTCAGGCCAGATGATACTGACCATTTCTAGCTCCAATAATCATTTATACGCTCAATTAGCCGGCAATCCTGCCTTTGAAATTTATCCCAAAGGAGATCATCAATTTTATGGTAAGAAAATCGAAATTGAAATGGTTTTTGAAACCAGCCAGCAAAAAGTAACAGGACTTTCAGCAGAGCGTATGGGCAGAACTTTTCATTTTAAGGCAGCGGATTAA
- a CDS encoding IS110 family transposase — translation MKKMRANAAGIDIGAKHIFVSLENKDVRVFETFTESFREASSYLLSEGIETVAMEATGVYWIILYEILESAGLDVWLVDGRQTRQVPGRKTDVKDCQWIQQLHSHGLLNRCFVPDAQVKEVRAYQRLREDHLRTASMHVNHMQKSLIEMNIRLKEVLSQVHGASGLAIIEAILSGERDAQKLLSLCHSSIREKKASQVLKALSGYYTEAGLFALEQAFSGYKFYKQQIQACDHKLEEVMKRVNNYDSDMQSKNEIESVKDRKPVRHNKPDIDHLGGHLLKIFSGKDATCLPGITDYTWLQLYSEIGLELYNWPSEKHFTSWLGLSPGQHQSGKKNKTRNRKYRPKAGQIFRQLAHPKFN, via the coding sequence ATGAAAAAGATGAGAGCAAATGCTGCAGGCATAGATATAGGTGCCAAGCACATTTTTGTGTCCTTAGAAAACAAGGATGTTCGAGTTTTTGAGACCTTCACTGAAAGTTTTCGAGAGGCATCTTCCTATTTATTATCAGAGGGGATCGAGACAGTGGCTATGGAAGCTACAGGTGTTTACTGGATCATCCTTTATGAGATCCTTGAATCAGCAGGTTTAGATGTCTGGTTAGTAGATGGGCGCCAGACTAGACAAGTACCAGGTCGAAAGACTGATGTAAAGGACTGTCAATGGATTCAGCAACTCCATAGTCATGGTTTGTTGAATCGCTGTTTTGTTCCCGATGCTCAAGTAAAGGAAGTTCGTGCTTACCAGCGCTTGAGAGAAGATCATCTGAGAACAGCCTCTATGCATGTAAATCATATGCAAAAGTCACTAATTGAGATGAATATTCGACTCAAAGAGGTGCTCAGTCAGGTACATGGAGCCAGTGGTCTGGCAATCATAGAAGCTATCCTGTCAGGAGAACGTGATGCCCAAAAGCTCTTATCCCTGTGCCATAGCAGTATTAGAGAAAAAAAGGCATCTCAAGTCCTCAAGGCGCTTTCAGGCTATTATACCGAGGCTGGGTTGTTTGCTTTGGAACAGGCATTCAGCGGTTATAAATTTTATAAGCAACAAATACAGGCATGTGACCATAAACTAGAGGAAGTTATGAAACGGGTCAATAATTACGATTCAGATATGCAAAGCAAAAATGAAATAGAGTCTGTTAAAGACCGAAAACCAGTTAGGCATAATAAGCCTGATATTGACCACTTAGGAGGACACCTACTCAAAATTTTTTCAGGCAAAGATGCTACGTGTTTGCCGGGCATTACCGATTATACCTGGCTACAATTGTATTCGGAAATAGGTCTGGAACTTTATAATTGGCCAAGCGAGAAACATTTCACTTCATGGCTAGGGTTATCTCCAGGTCAACACCAGTCCGGCAAGAAAAACAAAACCAGAAACAGAAAGTACAGGCCGAAGGCTGGACAAATATTTAGGCAACTTGCCCACCCAAAGTTTAATTGA
- a CDS encoding DUF1572 family protein codes for MIIETLKTLFSRDIQKLKYEIEQYQNEENLWLTDAQISNCAGNLCLHLLGNLNYYIGNGLAKTGYIRERDLEFSQKNVPRAELLQKIEAVQKVVNQGLDGLSMDDLKSDFPIQIWEKPTEMEYTLVHLLTHLSYHLGQINYHRRLLDS; via the coding sequence ATGATCATTGAAACACTTAAAACCTTATTCAGCAGAGACATTCAAAAGCTCAAATACGAAATAGAGCAATATCAAAATGAAGAAAATCTTTGGCTTACAGATGCTCAGATATCTAACTGTGCTGGTAATTTATGCTTGCACTTGTTGGGCAATCTAAATTATTATATCGGCAATGGCTTGGCGAAGACAGGCTATATTAGAGAGCGAGACTTGGAATTTTCTCAAAAAAATGTTCCCAGGGCGGAGCTTCTACAGAAAATTGAGGCGGTACAAAAGGTTGTGAATCAAGGTCTTGATGGTTTGTCTATGGATGATCTTAAATCAGATTTCCCCATTCAAATTTGGGAGAAACCCACCGAAATGGAATACACCCTGGTGCACCTGCTTACTCACCTCAGCTATCATTTAGGTCAGATCAATTATCATAGGAGGTTGTTGGATAGTTAG